A genomic window from Sorex araneus isolate mSorAra2 chromosome 2, mSorAra2.pri, whole genome shotgun sequence includes:
- the THOC3 gene encoding THO complex subunit 3, translating into MRRAPARECARQLPMAAPAAAMGPSALGPGGPGSLAPWCSVNSGPTRYVLGMQELFRGHSKTREFPAHSAKVHSVAWSCDGRRLASGSFDKTASVFVLEKDRLVKENNYRGHGDSVDQLCWHPSNPDLFVTASGDKTIRIWDVRTTKCIATVNTKGENINICWSPDGQTIAVGNKDDVVTFIDAKTHRSKAEEQFKFEVNEISWNNDNNMFFLTNGNGCINILSYPELKPVQSINAHPSNCICIKFDPMGKYFATGSADALVSLWDVDELVCVRCFSRLDWPVRTLSFSHDGKMLASASEDHFIDIAEVETGDKLWEVQCESPTFTVAWHPKRPLLAFACDDKDGKYDSSREAGTVKLFGLPNDS; encoded by the exons ATGCGCCGGGCTCCGGCGCGCGAGTGCGCGCGACAACTTCCCATGGCAGCGCCCGCGGCGGCCATGGGGCCCTCGGCGCTGGGCCCGGGCGGCCCGGGCTCGCTGGCTCCCTGGTGCTCGGTGAACAGCGGCCCGACGCGCTACGTGCTGGGGATGCAGGAGCTGTTCCGCGGGCACAGCAAGACGCGCGAGTTCCCGGCGCACAGCGCCAAGGTGCACTCGGTGGCCTGGAGCTGCGACGGCCGCCGCCTGGCGTCGGGCTCCTTCGACAAGACGGCCAGCGTCTTCGTGCTGGAGAAGGACCGGCTG GTCAAAGAAAACAATTACAGGGGCCATGGAGACAGCGTAGACCAGCTGTGTTGGCACCCGAGCAATCCCGACCTCTTCGTCACCGCCTCTGGGGACAAGACCATCCGCATCTGGGACGTGAGGACCACCAAGTGCATTGCCACGGTGAACACCAAAG GGGAGAACATTAACATCTGCTGGAGCCCTGACGGGCAGACCATTGCCGTGGGCAACAAGGATGACGTGGTGACTTTCATTGACGCCAAGACCCACCGGTCCAAGGCCGAGGAGCAGTTCAAGTTCGAGGTCAACGAGATCTCCTGGAACAATGACAATAACATGTTCTTCCTGACCAACGGCAACGGCTGCATCAACATCCTCAG CTACCCAGAGCTGAAGCCGGTGCAGTCCATCAACGCCCACCCTTCCAACTGCATCTGCATCAAGTTCGACCCCATGGGCAAGTACTTTGCCACGGGCAGCGCCGACGCGCTGGTCAGCCTCTGGGACGTGGATGAGCTGGTGTGTGTGCGCTGCTTCTCCAG GCTGGATTGGCCTGTGCGGACCCTTAGCTTTAGCCACGATGGGAAAATGCTGGCGTCCGCGTCCGAAGACCACTTCATTGACATAGCTGAAGTGGAGACAG GCGACAAGCTCTGGGAGGTGCAGTGTGAGTCCCCGACCTTCACTGTGGCCTGGCACCCCAAAAGGCCCCTGCTGGCGTTTGCCTGTGATGACAAAGATGGCAAATACGACAGCAGTCGGGAAGCAGGGACGGTCAAGCTCTTCGGGCTCCCCAATGACTCTTGA